The genomic interval ATGGGGGGACAATTAGAGCGTGTCGATCAGAAGATATATCAGGATCCTATAAAGACACAGCAAAGGGACAATTCACAAGCATACAGTAATGCACATTGAGAAAAGCAAAACACAGCAAAGGGACAATTCACAAACATACCTCCTCCCCATAAGTCAAAAGTGGGATTTTGGGATTAAGATGAGCATCCTGTTCTGAATTTGTGGGGATGCCACATGTATTAGAATTAGAATCTGAAGTAGGTTGCTGGCCCGAAGCATCAGAATCTTTATAACCAAACTCTTTGTCCAAGTCATCAGTCTGAACCTCTTCTTCATCACCTTCAACCCTGGGACTGCCTGTGAtttcatttatttgttaattgtaAGCCTATAGTAGAGTATGACAGTATGTTATAAAACTCAAAAAGGATAATGTAGAAATAAATTTACCTCTGATACGTTTGAATCTGGTCTTACACTGGGGACAAGCCTGATTCCCCTCTAGTCTTTCATACTCATAGCAAGGTCGACAAATAGGGAAAGCACACTCATTGCAGGCAACAAATATCTCCCCTTGGTCCATAATCTCTATCTCGTCCCCACAAATCTGACATATCTGTCCACTCAATTCTTGGACAGACTTAATCTGATAAAAaccaaacaaaagaaaaatagaagttACTGCTATCTGAGGTTTTCTAAGTGCCAATCTTTGTAAAAACTAAGAATGGCTTTTGGCACACAAGCATGCCCTGCCATTCGACATCCGGAGAATGCCATTACCATAGGCATAAATTAAACAATGTGCTAATTGTGAGGGAACATTCAATAACCATAACCATCAATGTAATGACCTTTCAGATCCATGGCAAATACTACCTCGCCACCAATTTCGTTTCTTCTATCTATACACGCCTACTAATTTTATAGTCACTaatctataattaaaaattaattcaaatatattatcgGGAAAATCCAACATAAACACGTTTTGTTAATTACAGATACCCTAAGGAGATTGTATTTTAGTACTCTATCTAAATTTGATGagtgaaatcaaacaaatacaTATCATATACATTCTTAGGAAGGCATCTAAGTCAAACCAAGTACAAAATGATACATGTCCTTGCACCTTAGATGCCTGAGCTACCAAATGCGTTCAAAATGAtacaaaattgcaattaagatTAATAAAATTGTCCACTGTAAGACAGAGAAGACGAAAAATCCATGCCCAAACTCTTCATTGATCTTACATAAGCTATACTCATATATTGCCAAGGAAAATAGGAAATCTCCAAATATGTGTGACAAAATCATGGCAATCGATTCACCCTTTCCAATCAACTAATCTtgaaatttaactaaaaaattccCACAAACTTTTATGCATCACTATAAACTGCAGAACGGTAAAACTGTACAACAATCAATTCGGCTTTGAAGTGTAAAAGAAaccaaattgttataaaataaaataaaaaaccaaatggGAAAAACCCTTAACCCCCAATTGTTAAAAAACTTTGCATAAAACCAAATATCAGTAAAGTAACCACCGAAGCTCCATCTAAACACAACTATATGCCCAACCATGTGCATCACAGACCACCGACGGCGAAGAAAgcgaaaattaaataataaataaaatttaaagggAAATATCCGTGCAGATCGGAGAAAAATGTAGAGAGATTGATTGTGGTTTTGCATTAGCGATAAACCCAGAAGATGAAAAGGAGGGATGGATATTTGGGAGTTACCTTTCCATTTTCTTCGGCATTGATGAGCACGAGCTCGTTCCGATTGTGGGAACCAGCAACGAGTCGTCCTCCAGTATTCATCACTCACAACACAGTATCCGAAATTAACTCAAAACCAATAATCCGCCACTTTTATACAGCGGACAAGACTCCGAACCGAAACGGATCCGAAATGACtgttattaatttaaacaaaaagagtgaatgtttgtttaaattaaaactaaaatgcaAGGGTTTGTGAATTAGGCGTGCTTGTGTTTGGATTCTCTCACACGCCAAGTCTCGTTCTCTCTGGAAAATTTAGAGATAGAAATAATGTCGAGTGAGTAGATAATAGTGtatagtgtgtgtgtgtgtgtgtgtgtgtgtggagACGAAGGCGCGTAAGAGAGAAAATGGTGAAAAGCGATCCAGGAGGATCAATGAAAGTGAGTGTGAGAGAGAGATTATTATTGGTTTATAGAAAAAAGGGACGAGGGAAACTAATACattaatatgattaaattaaattaattaaaaattaagcaTGGATTAGAGAGGGGGAAGGGAAGAGACTGGATGGGGCCCAGGGTGAGGTGGTGGCGCGGGGGCCAGGCTTTGCCCCCAACGGAGTTTGGTGAAAACTTTTTACTTTTTGGATTGTTGGTTGGAATATACTCATTTTTCTACATGAATTGAATTCATCAAAATTAACACGTCAAGTatggtatttttattaatttactattttttcgAGCTAAGTTAAGCTGAGCTGGAATTAAAAATTCGGATTAAATGGAAAAGGAGTGTTTAGGTAGGGTTTTTATTTTGAGTATAGGTTGAAGGTTGAGGAGAGAGAAAAAGAAGTACCGGGCAGTAGGATCTGTTCACGCGATGTAAATTATGTCTTTCCTTTAAAAAGCTCTTATCTCTAGGTTATACAGCATTACAGCCTACAGTCACAGTGCGTgtagttttttttgttacataCAGTACGTATAGTTTGTACTTTGTAACGAAGTGGAGTGGCGAATCGTAGGTATGTACACTGTACcacttttactattttattttggatttgGGATCTTTCGGCTTTTGCCTTTTGCTATACCCTAGctttatatttactttttatttttaataattagagctttatatttttctctaaaaacaCTTTATgcttatgaattttttatttaaatatatttctatttaaaaattattcaaaaatatctCATTCCTGATCTTTTTATTGTATTTGGCCAACAAGTCAGggaaaacaaaatagaaaagcAACAACAAAAGAAACTAAAGTATGACAAAATAAACCTTACTACCATCACTGAAggagtattttttattattatattctttttttaaaaatttacactATATTGccttacattaaaaaaaattaaaatgttctattttttaatcattaatttagTTCTTCATTCTTTTTTATGATCACTCAAGAAGAAAGATTATCGAAAATCAAAAATTATAGCTATAAAAATTTCCTTCAtctatttatatcattttttttatattcccCTAAATTTTTAAGTCAAATTCGTTTTTTTTATCCATCAtatttaataacaatattaaacaagactaatttaatgtaaaatttaaaattttaattattctttattttttttttaataatctacCTAAACAAATAGAATAGTTGTATGGGACAAGTTGAcatatatttactttttatttttaataattagagctttatatttttctctaaaaacaCTTTATgcttatgaattttttatttaaatatatttctatttaaaaattattcaaaaatatctCATTCCTGATCTTTTTATTGTATTTGGCCAACAAGTCAGggaaaacaaaatagaaaagcAACAACAAAAGAAACTAAAGTATGACAAAATAAACCTTACTACCATCACTGAAggagtattttttattattatattctttttttaaaaatttacactATATTGccttacattaaaaaaaattaaaatgttctattttttaatcattaatttagTTCTTCATTCTTTTTTATGATCACTCAAGAAGAAAGATTATCGAAAATCAAAAATTATAGCTATAAAAATTTCCTTCAtctatttatatcattttttttatattcccCTAAATTTTTAAGTCAAATTCGTTTTTTTTATCCATCAtatttaataacaatattaaacaagactaatttaatgtaaaatttaaaattttaattattctttattttttttttaataatctacCTAAACAAATAGAATAGTTGTATGGGACAAGTTGACAATTATGAGATTGACCTATCATAAATAGGACAAACTTTTAccgaaaaaaatttcaaaataacaattttatacGAGTTGTCGCGTACGAAATTGAACTATCAAAAAACAAATTGACACTTATGATATCGATCTATTATACATAgagaaaattttcaataataaaaattttaaaatacttatgAGGCACAAGAATAATTTGTCACTAACGAGATTGAACTATCATGTACGAGACaaattatcattaataaaaatttaaaataattatcatagaCATGACAATTTATCTCTCACGAGATTGAACTATCATATACATAACAAgtttttgttgataaaaatttcaaaatgattGTCATATTCGGGATAAGTTGTTACTTATAAGATTGACATATGATACACGAGACAAATTATCattggtaaattttttaaaataaggcttaattgtaatttttgtccatttattattaccaattcatgaaattgatttccttattttaaaagtcgacaattttgtaccttttttgtatgttttaactaaaaaaataaggatcttatatgtttttaatgATGTAGCATGCAATTATATGATACAGAATCATCtatatgcattaattaaattaaaaatatgataaaaattgaagttgaaatctatgtttttatggtattttaatctaattttataGGTGTTAATCATTATACATCATTTTATCAGATGTCGcgatatttaaaatatctcactTCATCATTTTTCAGTTAAAAAGTCATATAGAGAaactaaaattattgatttttaaaataagatcatcaatttcgtgaatcagtaaagggaaactaaaactacaattaagtattaaaataattacCATACACATGACAAATTTTCACCAATAAAAATTTCGAACTAAGTATCATACACAATGCAAGTTGTCAACGATGAAATCaaacatttaataaattttgtctatgtaattatgtttaagtttaatCTATTTCACTTTAGTTTAGattcatataacaaaaaaaaaattgatgaaatcGACACCATATATCCGTGAATCATGAGTGTAAGTGTCGGACTTGAGTTACAAAAAAcatcaaaagaaataaaaaatagaatatataaaaataaaaataaaaaactatattttatacAATGTCGATGTTCAATTGTGTCTAAATGTCATTTCTCCATAAACCAAGTAATTGAATTCGAACTATAAGTAAGTTTTAGTTAATAACACATTGTTCTGGAGAATTTTAATCcaaattctaaataaaaataatttttatttattttttatcgaactctgaattattatattatatcgtCGAGAAACAGaggattaaataaaaaataaaataaacataatttctCCATAGATTGATGGAAGgataattatttatacattttgaTACTTTGCTATAAGTTAAACGTCTCAGCCGATGGATCAATCTAACAATTGAGAATGCTGCGATAGAAATTGCTGTAGAAATACGTGCAGTCGAAGATTCTGACAGCAAGTAAAGTATACAAGATACAAGCGGTGTGGGGACCCATATTGACCCATGCATTCAAAATTTTGGAATGGGACAATAAGAAGGAGAGGCTACAGCTGGGGCTGGCAAATTAGTTCGATTGCGTTGAATGTTGATATTCGTTGTAAAGGTGAAGTCATGCAAGTGAAGTGAAATGAACTTTGTGTGGCTACAGTAAACATCAAATCAAATATCCGAAACAaaagaaatagataaagaaaattCGAGCATATTTGTCATGTTGTGTAAATGGGCCATTTAGCTGCAAAAAGGGTGCCAGTTCATTGCCACTGTCTTGCAAGTGCAAAGCATCATTTTACCCTTTTCTCTCTTTTAGCACGGAGCTTTTCCTACCAAGACTTAGGTctaattagtttttttcttgttaattaattagtttgtGAATTGTCGTTAactcataatataatataattgacAAATAACGATAATGTTACGTTGAGCGTCATATATCGAATTTGAATCTGAAACATTACAGTtgtgtataaattttttatatgattatattatcttatttatagacaaaaaaattaatttatgaatttagtttgtatagtagtaaaatagttttacacaaatattaaactatattttattatcatttagatatttatatagatatttttataagtaaCTGAGTGGTTGACTTGATTTTGTTAATGAgtttcaattaaacacattttgTTTAAACgaactcaaatttaaattttaactagaATAATTATTCTCTAACTCTATTTACCTAGataattaatactaaaaaaaattaagtaatatcaaattatatttaaattacgAGATCTAATTTAATATGGGCATAATTTGTTTACAACACCTctacatataaattaaactttaaatttatttatgttcatagataaaaatattgttttacaaaatataaactttaaatttattcatattcatagatTCCTAAATAAAATTGCTCTATATAAAAGTTTTACATTGTGCAAGTCTAGTTGGAGCCTTCAAATGTGCAATGATGTCATATATCTCCTGATTAATGTCTTATGGTGTATTTGGTTTTGTCggaatcaatatatttttcaacaagAATAGTGTTCTTCAATAGGCAATTTTTCTGGTTGCTTCTAATGTGTTTATGTATGTGAAAATGTATCTCTCAGCTCACATATTATTCCTTTCTCTAAGTTTTATGTGGTGCATTATTTCTATGTTATATGTCACTTATTTAATCAGAGTTATGTAGGTCATATGAGAACTCCTTTTTTACTAAAAGATTAAGTGTAGTATAAATGAAATGCTAAAGACAACCTTGAACCTTCGATTTGTGGTAGTCTTTTGAAGGATACAGTGTCACTTATTTTGGGCATTTTACTACGACTCTTGATACTCGCAATGCTTTACTTTAGAAATAATGAGTGCTATATTGGCGATTGATACAACTTTTGAGCAAGAGTGACATAGCATTTTGTTAGAATGCTCTTTTAGTTTAGTTCTTGttgttttttataatgttcAATTTGTCATTTAGAGACTTAAAAGtagatgaaaaaattatattgttctTACCTCACAAACGAGGTATAATTGTTATCGCATTTTAAGGGAGGAAAATTTTTGTCCTAATTTATTGGTTAATTTGGGTATTTTTAACCGGTGATTGTGTGATAGagcataatatttaatttcatcgcaaacaagttttttagaaataagatttgtctaattaattattattattattattattattattattattattattattttatgttttttgatTTGGATGATGCTTCCTTGcttctttttgtattttttattttattaataatatttgatattagataggattgttagaaaaatttaaaaacttgtttaaatatgaagaaaaaaaaagtaatttatgcttattcaaaaaatatttttcaaaaactcaTATTTGTCGTAACTAATTTTCTATAAGGTGACTTATGACGTGTTTCGTTGAAAGAATTTGGATAATAATTGTAAATACATGTTTGACAATAATCGTCAAtccacataaatatttttttcttaatcacATTTTCAAATGAACTTAGACAAAAACACATCTAAATACTAATTTTTGtaattctcattttattttattcataattaataattttcaattgCTTGACCTAATCACATcatcattaataatttattaatattaaccaCATTTTTTCCAAGAGTTTTTGGACAACTTGCAGTCAATGTACGAagacattttcaattttgttttctggaaattggaaaaataaaccttttaaaataaaataaaaaaatacagattGTGAAGATCAAAAGACACAAgctaaaaaaaaaagcaaaaacaaaactaaattgGGCCACATAGGAGTCTAatagttaaaaccctaatttccaTCATAATTAAAGATACAATTGTACTAGAAATATGCTATCGAGTTTTTATTTGTCCCTTTTCAACGTTATTTCGatttccttttattttcttttacaattcttaattttttaaatgtttatgcATGTTGCTTTTTCAAATGGTTATCAATTCTTATATTGTTTTGATTTCTAATGTTACATGCACTCCCCATGATCTGTTTTGTCTTCTTCTATTTTTTGATGTTTTGGATTCTTATATTGTTTTCAAACCCCTGCACAAATCACCTTCATTTGAAAGGATTTTGACGGATTCGAAGGTGGTGGTTATATATTGgctatttgtttttttatttggtaaataatatatatcatatttttaaaatatactattaAACATTTctctttaaatatatttctatAAGATTGCAAGAATCGTCAATGGCAAAGAAAACGttaatttataaattctaaAATGACTAAGAGAAAGTGTGGTGACTTTTATATTTAGTGATTTAATAGGTtgtctgattttttattttaaaaaattgtctcaTCTACAAATTCTAAAATGACTCAAAAAAAGTGTAGTGACTTTTATATTTAAGTGATTTAATATGTaatctgattttttatttaaaaaaattggttttaCTGTTCATATTAGTttcaaacttttaatttttttaataaatatataatgtattttttttataaatttatattctcatggtttgtatttatcaaatatattatttaaaaaaaaacaaatattttatttgcaatACTAATGAGaacttctattaaaaaaatgacgactttaattttttaaattttattaaattattatcctATTTTTAATCATACTTTTTTTTCTGTACATATTAGTTggcataaatttaaatattttttatagtaataaaCTTACATCATTCATACAAAGGAttttttttgaaccaaaattaaCCATCATGTTACATATTACACTACCATTTACGAACaatatatttttccaaaaaacaaacaaattaaactcTAATTTCATGTGTCAATTGACCGTCAAACGCAATATTCTTGCCGTTATGAGAGGTGCCGTCCATATATTTGTTTGCGTTTTTAGGTTTATTATTTGGTaatattgtttgtgtttggtgTTTCTACTTTCTATAGATGTTAatggtttatttttttatttataatttaattatcattcCTTTGTTAATTGTATTTAGTTGtcaagaaaatatattaactgaaataaatatatttatctatactaaaaatatttgtggttctataaatatttatctatacatgtttgaaatttaattcaaaCAAATCCGTTCAAATTCTAAATCTCGAAGTATTAAAAAACTacataaaaatgagtttttaaaccctaaacactctAACacactaaatttaaaattttaaactttaaaccttaaacctcgttatgaagtaaaactataaaacgaagataataataacaaaatataattgtcaaataaagtaatataatattacatatttattagagaactctattttattaaatgttatttttatcttcattttgtaattgtacttaataacaaaaataataataacatataacaaaattcagcaatcaaataaatatataattactattttatatgacaactctatttcattatatgttattattatttttgttatgaagtaaaactataaaacgaagataataatatataataaaataatattgtcaaataaaatattaagttacatatttattagggTACTCTATTTTACTAAATGttattataatcttcattttgtaattctacttaataacaaaaataataataacatataacaaaataaactcaattttgttatatgttattattatcttcgttttgtatttgtttttcataacgcagataataataacatacaaaaaaatattatttttaaataaagtaataattatatcttttttttacaactatattttattacatattattattatcttcgttttgtgaTCACATTTCGCAATGAAtataaacctaaaccctaaaccccgaacccaaaatcctaaattCTGAACctaattactattttatataacaactctattttattatatgttattactatattcgttataaagtaaaactataaaacgaagataataataacatataataaaaatataattgtcaaataaagtaataattacatatttatttgacaactctattgtattatacgttattatgaTTTTCGTTTTCTATTGTTTTTCCAAACTAagatataacatataataaaatataattttcaaacaaagtaataattacatctttattaaagaattctattttataatatgttattagtatatttgttttgtagttatatTTCACAACGAAAATAACCCCAACTCCTAAATCCTTAATCCTAAACCTAAATCTTAAACTCAAATCTCttaactctaaaccctaaaatcttaaccttaaaccctaaaccatagaCCCTAAAAACTGAACCCTAATTccttaaccttaaaccttaatccctaaacgtgatttcttaaacccttaACACCGTAACACACTAAACCaaaaaacctaaaccctaaatcttaAACCTTAacactaaacactaaaccctaaacccttaaccgtGAATCCTGAAAATGACAATCTATCTATAGTAAGGTTAATTACTaggtaaataaaaaattcttacaCGTGACCTCCTCTAATGCATTATACTCTCTGGTGAATTATacatttattgttattattgttataatatatatatatatatatatgtgtgtgtgtgtaattgaataaaataaatatatagaaattttgaaaagatttaattgcagttttaggtttttctatttttattgtttcatGAAATTTgtccatttattttaaaagttaacaattttgatttttcactctaattttttaattaaaaaatgataatggttgattttttaaataacgtgatatataatacaataatatagaatgattaacatccatgaaattgaaataaaacagcgtaaaaatttaactttcaacttcatatatttttaatttaattaataacatataaataattattgtatctaaataattctatatatgataattgtatgtcacatcatttgaaatatatcaaattgttatttttttatgtaaaaatataaaaaaaatcaaaattatcgatttttaaaataaaaaattatatctataaattaataataacagttgaacaaaaattacaattaaatattaaaaaaaacatgtaaaGTGTTATAAATATCGAAAGAGCCAACAAATCAATACTAATAAATTGAGTTTGTTACAGTAGATCCACTATACATTTAACAACAACCACTTACTAGTAATTATGATTACATATTCATAAATATTTGGCAAGTGAACACACTTACAATTAAAGATCCCATTTCAAATGACTATAGCAATTCTAATATTTATATCCCATTTCAACAAATTAAGACATAATTATGCCTATATTCTTTTTATACTCttagaaaatcaaattttatgtattaaataaatttatgtttacCATGTGTTAAGAATTGAAAATAGATACGCGTAGTTTAATTGTCACAAACAATCCTGTAAAAGATAATCAACTGATGGCGATAAGACATAAAGCGCACACAtccatataaaataaataaatctccttgacattaattgttttctgttacaatttttttcttccttatGTGGAGCAACTAAGTGCACATGGAGCAGTTTTTTTTTAGGGGAAAATGTGAAAAGttttagaataataataaacaagGTTAAAtgagtctaaatttatttggttttatgattgtttattctatatatttaagtttaaaaaagttaaagatTAGAGACAATAAGAGTACCTTCATTGAGACTTTTggagttttcaattttttcaaatgcAATCATAGTACTTGTTATTTTTTAGACACAGCgtgattattgatttttaaaatatttagaagtTATTTGCAACTAATTTTAATAACTCGTCAgataatttatcatttaaataaaaatactactTATATGATATGTTCaagttataaataaattcttaattaatttttttattcaaatagaGCTCAAAAAGAGCTCATAACATCCGAGAGTTGCTTTCACCTTCTAACTTCCACGGTTACACTTATAATTTCTTAgctgaaaataaatattggaaACACAATGGTCATGCGTTTTAGTGGTAAAAGGCTTCATAGAACTCAATAGCCTAACACATGCTATATAAATTACCATAATCATTTCATCCCTTTTCATTCCAATCCCTCTCTCCCAATATCATTGTCATCATCCCTAATGGCCAAGGCTATCATTTTGAAGCTGTTTGTTATTCTTTCATTGTCAACAATGGTTATGGCTAGGCCAATTAGTTCCACAACAACCCTTGCAACACGTTTATTTGTTGGCGAGAACAACAAATGTTGGGAGACAATGTTTGAGCTTCAACATTGTACTGGCGAGATTGTCCTCTTTTTTCTTAACGGCGAGACAAAACTTGGATCGGGCTGTTGCAATGCACTTCTCACTATAGCCCATCAATGCTGGCCCAATATGCTTACTTCTTTGGGCCTCACACCTGAAGAAGCTGAACTCCTACGTGGATATTGCGATGGTATTGCATCCGTCAACAAATCGCTGCCACCATTTGTCACTGTTAATGCGCTTGGCCCTATCATGTCCAATGACTAATTTTTGTTGTTCAAGTTTCCACTCTTATATAGTTATGTCATGtcttctaataataaataatatataacatatgCTATTATTTCCTTTCCCTCTCttctgtatttgatttttttatttttgctacGTTTATTGAATGATGATattaattagaaattgaaattaCTCGATGCTAGTATACATATACTACATTAATATATGTGATTTATAATAAACAAGTATCAAATGGCCCATtagctcagttggttagagCGTCGTGCTAATAACGCGAAGGTCGCAGGTTCGAGACCTGCATGGgccaaattttaatatattttttactacaTTTGTAGGTCGCAGGTTCGAGACCTGCATGGgccaaattttaatatattttttactacaTTTGATCCAACCATTTCCTACTTCGAATCTAACCTCAATTTTGTTTCTCAATATTCATACCTGGCTCATTGATGTCACTCACATGTGTACCACACGCCGTCATTcttattttgtcatttataatattaaaataattttttttttcaacgctacattggttaaaaaagctaaaattaaattaaaaccaatatagaaaatgttaaaataatcaaaatacaaTCAACCAAAACAATTTATAATGAAACAACCTCCTAAATAACAACTAATTAAAAgagctaaaaaaaaaaacaaaaaccgCTCAATCtataatattacaaaaatacctTGAGAGTTTGTGAATTATTACAAAGATCAAGATATATAAGTGGATTTGTGTACCATTGACCAATCACATACCTGAACCctttattcttaattttataCGTGAATCATATAAATGGATTTCTCAG from Cicer arietinum cultivar CDC Frontier isolate Library 1 chromosome 5, Cicar.CDCFrontier_v2.0, whole genome shotgun sequence carries:
- the LOC101501614 gene encoding egg cell-secreted protein 1.4-like, with product MAKAIILKLFVILSLSTMVMARPISSTTTLATRLFVGENNKCWETMFELQHCTGEIVLFFLNGETKLGSGCCNALLTIAHQCWPNMLTSLGLTPEEAELLRGYCDGIASVNKSLPPFVTVNALGPIMSND